From Thermus tengchongensis, one genomic window encodes:
- the soxX gene encoding sulfur oxidation c-type cytochrome SoxX produces MTRKAAIMAALALLMGIGLTQVSPFRARLEAALHAGGHEFAQVMLSQDKGQALCSQYRDKLPADLIPGFLAEQKALIKYPANGKLMGDWKNGEKVFTDPKRGNCYACHAGVASEVAYGTMGPSLTNYGQRGTSEAVVRYTYEKIYNAWAFVPCSLMYRGGVHGLFTPEETADLVAFLLDPESPINRR; encoded by the coding sequence ATGACCAGAAAAGCGGCGATAATGGCGGCTTTGGCCTTGCTTATGGGGATCGGTCTTACCCAAGTGAGCCCTTTCAGGGCCCGCCTCGAGGCGGCTTTGCATGCGGGGGGCCACGAGTTCGCCCAGGTGATGCTGTCCCAGGACAAGGGGCAAGCGCTTTGCTCCCAGTACCGGGACAAGCTCCCCGCGGACCTCATCCCAGGCTTCTTGGCCGAGCAGAAGGCCCTCATCAAATACCCGGCAAACGGCAAGCTCATGGGGGACTGGAAGAACGGGGAGAAGGTCTTCACCGATCCCAAGCGGGGGAACTGCTACGCCTGCCACGCGGGGGTGGCCAGCGAGGTGGCCTACGGCACCATGGGCCCGAGCCTGACCAACTATGGGCAGCGGGGCACCTCGGAGGCGGTGGTGCGGTACACCTACGAGAAGATCTACAACGCCTGGGCCTTTGTGCCCTGTTCCCTCATGTACCGGGGTGGGGTGCACGGCCTCTTCACCCCCGAGGAGACCGCCGACCTGGTGGCTTTTCTCCTGGACCCCGAGTCCCCCATCAACCGGAGGTGA
- the cycA gene encoding cytochrome C-552 — protein MKRTLTVLLLIGGLAFAQADGAKVYAQCAGCHQANGQGLPGAFPPLAGHVADILSKQGGREFLIKVLLWGLQGQIEVKGMKYNGAMPAFNGLKDDDIAAVLNHIVTAWGDDKKVKDWKPFTAAEVKALRDKKLTPQQVLEERKKLGLK, from the coding sequence ATGAAGCGGACCCTAACGGTTCTCCTCCTTATCGGCGGCCTGGCCTTTGCCCAGGCGGACGGCGCTAAAGTATACGCCCAGTGCGCGGGCTGCCACCAGGCCAACGGCCAGGGACTTCCCGGGGCCTTCCCGCCCCTGGCGGGCCACGTGGCGGATATCTTGAGCAAGCAAGGCGGCCGGGAGTTCCTGATCAAGGTCCTGCTCTGGGGCCTGCAGGGGCAGATTGAGGTGAAGGGCATGAAGTACAACGGGGCCATGCCCGCCTTCAACGGCCTCAAGGACGACGATATCGCCGCCGTCCTCAACCACATCGTTACCGCCTGGGGCGACGACAAGAAGGTGAAGGACTGGAAGCCCTTCACCGCCGCCGAGGTCAAGGCCCTGCGGGACAAGAAGCTCACTCCCCAGCAGGTGCTGGAGGAGCGGAAGAAGCTGGGCCTGAAGTAA
- a CDS encoding thioredoxin fold domain-containing protein, which produces MYAYRVLWSLLVLTLAAALAAPDFGRWYPYGAALDLARAHGRIAMVYFHSPHCPYCDQMNTFVLSDPQVSQVLEDRFVVASVGTETPEGQELARRYRVLGTPTFVFLVFRKGTWEEVGRFFGSRPRAQFLSELRQICAKGGACE; this is translated from the coding sequence ATGTACGCATACCGGGTACTTTGGTCCCTTCTGGTACTAACCCTGGCCGCGGCCTTGGCTGCCCCGGATTTTGGTCGTTGGTACCCTTATGGGGCGGCGCTGGACCTGGCCCGGGCCCATGGCCGTATTGCGATGGTGTACTTCCATTCCCCTCATTGCCCCTACTGTGACCAGATGAACACCTTTGTCCTCTCTGATCCCCAAGTGAGCCAAGTTTTGGAGGACCGCTTTGTGGTGGCCTCCGTGGGTACGGAAACCCCGGAGGGTCAGGAGCTTGCCCGGCGCTACAGGGTGCTGGGTACCCCAACCTTTGTCTTCCTCGTCTTCCGCAAGGGGACGTGGGAAGAGGTGGGCCGGTTTTTTGGCAGCCGGCCCCGGGCGCAGTTCCTTTCGGAGCTGCGCCAGATCTGTGCCAAAGGAGGTGCGTGTGAATAG
- a CDS encoding rhodanese-like domain-containing protein has protein sequence MRRRDLLALFSLLPLARAQGGGEAGDWVEAFGEFLKRVPPASYLVYPTEAKDLLLFDPFILDVRTEEERKKGYVPGSVHIYAGQVPDRLAELPKDKEALILVYCNSGSVSAVVAAYLQALGYKNAKNIAHGFKGWLDAGLEVEGGS, from the coding sequence ATGCGCCGCCGCGACCTTCTCGCCCTCTTTTCCCTCCTGCCCCTAGCCCGGGCCCAGGGGGGAGGGGAGGCAGGGGACTGGGTCGAGGCCTTTGGGGAGTTCCTCAAGCGGGTGCCCCCTGCCAGCTACCTGGTCTACCCCACGGAGGCCAAGGACCTGCTCCTCTTTGACCCCTTTATCCTGGATGTGCGCACGGAGGAGGAGCGGAAGAAGGGGTACGTCCCCGGATCGGTGCACATCTACGCGGGGCAGGTACCAGACCGCTTGGCGGAGCTCCCCAAGGACAAGGAGGCTCTGATCCTGGTTTACTGCAATTCGGGAAGCGTCTCGGCGGTGGTGGCAGCCTATCTGCAGGCGCTGGGCTACAAGAACGCCAAGAACATCGCGCACGGCTTCAAGGGCTGGCTGGACGCTGGCCTGGAAGTGGAGGGAGGATCATGA
- the soxA gene encoding sulfur oxidation c-type cytochrome SoxA codes for MPLKAWLTTGVLALAVLALAQEGVDPREEAKRQKQLLLETAGILPTELIVEQGKELFNRKGPSGKTMAECDFGLGKGVLEGAAARLPRYFLDTGKVEDLDSRIITCMTRVQGFKPAQVKRSEVVAVAFYIASHSTGKPIQVRLLFPEERALYALGEKLFYARSGARDVGCATCHVTYVGKRAGVLPYADVLGKDKSWTHWPAYRYSNDQIWTMQDRIRACYGNIAHPQPDLYSLPILALELFLAYSNNGAVVEEWPAFVR; via the coding sequence ATGCCTCTCAAGGCGTGGTTGACGACTGGTGTTTTGGCCCTGGCGGTCCTTGCCCTAGCCCAGGAGGGGGTGGACCCCCGGGAGGAGGCCAAGCGGCAAAAGCAGCTCCTTTTGGAAACCGCAGGTATCCTGCCCACGGAGCTCATTGTGGAGCAGGGGAAGGAGCTCTTCAACCGCAAGGGGCCTTCAGGCAAGACCATGGCCGAGTGCGACTTCGGCTTGGGCAAGGGGGTGCTGGAGGGGGCCGCTGCCCGGCTTCCCCGCTACTTCCTGGACACAGGGAAGGTGGAGGACCTGGACAGCCGCATCATCACCTGCATGACCCGGGTTCAGGGCTTTAAGCCGGCACAGGTGAAGCGGTCCGAGGTGGTGGCCGTGGCCTTCTACATCGCCAGCCATTCCACGGGCAAGCCCATCCAAGTCCGCCTCCTCTTCCCGGAGGAGCGGGCCCTTTACGCCCTGGGAGAAAAGCTCTTTTACGCCCGCTCCGGGGCCCGGGACGTGGGGTGCGCCACCTGCCACGTGACCTACGTGGGCAAGCGGGCCGGGGTGCTTCCCTATGCGGATGTCCTGGGTAAGGACAAGTCCTGGACCCACTGGCCCGCTTACCGCTACTCTAACGACCAGATCTGGACCATGCAGGACCGCATCCGCGCCTGCTACGGCAACATCGCCCACCCCCAGCCGGACCTGTACTCCCTGCCCATCCTGGCCCTGGAGCTTTTCCTGGCCTACAGCAACAACGGGGCGGTGGTGGAGGAGTGGCCCGCCTTTGTGCGCTGA
- the soxA gene encoding sulfur oxidation c-type cytochrome SoxA produces the protein MGRKKRWILLGAVALGTLVGVGAYTQQQKPLDPFEEAMRQRQMYLETFGVLPGELFAEEGKELFFRKGPSGKTLEECDFGKGKGVLEGVYAILPKYFPDTKRVEDLESRVYTCMQTVQGFKPSEIKRDEVKAITTYIATFSSKAKIQVVPKHPAELAMYNLGRELWYTRAGARDMSCAVCHDQYAGQRVRLSPVRSPKQGLGNEWPAYRFEEDKLYTMEDRINFCYESIAIPKPEFYSDVHIALTLYMLAEATKAGHSFEELPFFTR, from the coding sequence ATGGGACGTAAGAAGCGCTGGATTCTACTGGGCGCAGTGGCCTTGGGGACCCTGGTAGGCGTGGGGGCTTACACCCAGCAGCAAAAGCCCCTGGATCCCTTTGAGGAGGCCATGCGCCAGCGGCAGATGTACCTGGAGACCTTCGGCGTGCTTCCTGGGGAGCTTTTTGCCGAGGAAGGGAAGGAGCTCTTCTTCCGCAAGGGGCCGAGCGGCAAGACCCTCGAGGAGTGCGACTTCGGTAAGGGGAAGGGAGTTTTGGAGGGCGTCTACGCCATCCTGCCCAAGTACTTCCCCGATACCAAGCGGGTGGAGGACCTGGAGAGCCGGGTCTACACCTGCATGCAGACGGTGCAGGGCTTCAAGCCCAGCGAAATCAAGCGGGACGAGGTCAAGGCCATCACCACCTACATCGCCACCTTCTCCTCCAAGGCCAAGATCCAGGTGGTGCCCAAGCATCCGGCGGAGTTGGCCATGTACAACCTGGGGCGGGAGCTTTGGTACACCCGGGCGGGGGCAAGGGACATGAGCTGCGCCGTCTGCCACGACCAGTACGCGGGCCAGAGGGTGCGGCTTTCCCCGGTCCGTAGCCCCAAGCAGGGCTTGGGCAACGAGTGGCCCGCCTACCGCTTTGAGGAGGATAAGCTCTACACCATGGAGGACCGCATCAACTTCTGCTACGAGTCCATCGCCATCCCCAAGCCCGAGTTCTACTCCGACGTGCACATCGCCCTTACCCTGTACATGCTGGCTGAGGCCACTAAGGCCGGGCACTCCTTTGAGGAGTTGCCCTTCTTCACCCGCTAG
- the soxY gene encoding thiosulfate oxidation carrier protein SoxY translates to MNRRAFLRTTGVALGAVALAGLPVRAQGLEGEDLANLEKALQAVLGKGFKDLTPSNVIKLTMPAIAESGANVPAEVEVNLPSNQVKAIHLFADKNPTPHLVAFMPMKALPYYATRVRLAETSAVRAVVETVDGKFLLASASTRVTVGGCG, encoded by the coding sequence GTGAATAGGCGAGCGTTTCTAAGGACCACTGGCGTAGCCCTCGGGGCCGTTGCCTTGGCGGGGCTTCCCGTAAGGGCGCAGGGTTTGGAGGGCGAGGACCTGGCCAACCTGGAGAAGGCCTTGCAGGCGGTGTTGGGCAAGGGATTCAAGGACCTTACCCCCTCCAACGTCATCAAGCTCACCATGCCGGCCATTGCCGAAAGCGGCGCCAATGTTCCCGCCGAGGTGGAGGTGAACCTTCCCTCTAATCAGGTGAAGGCCATCCATCTCTTCGCCGATAAGAACCCCACCCCGCACCTGGTGGCCTTTATGCCCATGAAAGCCTTGCCCTACTACGCTACCCGGGTGCGTTTAGCAGAGACCAGCGCGGTGCGGGCGGTGGTGGAAACGGTGGACGGCAAGTTCCTTTTGGCTTCGGCCAGCACCCGCGTGACCGTGGGTGGCTGCGGTTAA
- the soxB gene encoding thiosulfohydrolase SoxB encodes MNRRELLFWLSALAGFGPKVLAQVLENPSRLYDLPPYGNATLLYFSDLHGQAFPHYFMEPPNLIAPKPLMGRPGYLTGEAILRYYGVERKTPLAYLLSYLDFVELAKAFGPIGGLSALTALIRQQKAQVEAEGGQALVLDGGDTWTNSGLSLLTQGEAIVDWQNLVGVDHMVSHWEWTLGRERAEALFKKLKGEHLSYNVVDELFGDPLYPAYRIHQMGRYALAVVGATYPYVKVSHPEEFTEGLSFALDVRRLQEAVDQARSEGADAVVLLSHNGLQLDVALAGRVKGVDLILSGHTHDLTPSPWRVGKTWIVAGSAAGKALMRVDLELFKGGIANLRVRVLPVLARHLPGAPDVEAFLEKTLAPHRQHLFEPLAVSESLLYKRDTLYSTWDELVGRAVKALYPEVDLVFSPAVRWGTTLLPGQAITRDHLYAYLGFTYPELYLFWLRGEQIRNTLEDIASNVFTPDPFYQQGGDVSRVYGLRYVLDPDAPTGRRVREVEVGGKPLDPNRRYLVAAYGGRLQRVGEAKAGYEPKPIYQVLEEYLKAEGRVKVLPQANVRVIGRNYRVPEVSL; translated from the coding sequence ATGAACCGAAGGGAGCTTCTTTTCTGGCTTTCCGCTTTGGCGGGGTTCGGACCCAAGGTCTTGGCCCAGGTCCTGGAGAACCCTTCCCGGCTTTACGACCTCCCCCCCTACGGCAACGCCACCCTTCTCTACTTCTCTGACCTCCACGGCCAGGCTTTTCCCCATTACTTCATGGAGCCCCCCAATCTCATTGCTCCGAAGCCCCTTATGGGGAGGCCCGGCTACCTCACCGGGGAGGCCATCCTGCGTTACTACGGGGTGGAGCGGAAGACCCCCTTGGCCTACCTCCTCAGCTACCTGGACTTCGTGGAGCTGGCCAAGGCCTTCGGCCCCATTGGGGGGCTTTCCGCCCTCACCGCCTTGATCCGCCAGCAGAAGGCTCAGGTGGAGGCCGAGGGGGGCCAGGCCTTGGTCCTGGACGGCGGGGACACCTGGACCAACTCCGGCCTTTCCCTCCTGACCCAGGGGGAAGCCATTGTGGACTGGCAGAACCTCGTTGGGGTGGATCACATGGTCTCCCACTGGGAGTGGACCTTGGGGCGGGAAAGGGCAGAGGCGCTCTTCAAAAAGCTTAAGGGGGAGCACCTTTCCTACAACGTGGTGGATGAGCTTTTCGGCGACCCCCTTTACCCTGCCTACAGGATTCACCAAATGGGCCGCTACGCCCTGGCCGTGGTGGGGGCCACCTATCCCTACGTGAAGGTTTCCCACCCCGAGGAGTTTACGGAAGGCCTTTCCTTTGCCCTGGATGTGCGCCGCTTGCAGGAGGCCGTGGACCAAGCGCGGTCCGAGGGGGCGGATGCGGTGGTCCTTCTCTCCCACAATGGCCTCCAGCTGGACGTGGCCCTGGCGGGGCGGGTGAAGGGCGTTGACCTCATCCTTTCCGGGCACACCCACGACCTCACCCCTTCCCCCTGGCGGGTGGGCAAGACTTGGATCGTGGCGGGAAGTGCCGCAGGCAAGGCCCTGATGCGGGTGGACCTCGAGCTTTTCAAGGGGGGTATCGCCAACCTAAGGGTTCGGGTCCTGCCGGTCTTGGCCCGCCACCTCCCGGGGGCTCCTGACGTGGAGGCCTTTTTGGAGAAGACCCTAGCTCCCCACCGCCAGCACCTCTTTGAACCCTTGGCGGTCTCCGAATCCTTGCTGTACAAGCGGGATACCCTGTACTCCACCTGGGATGAGCTGGTGGGGCGGGCGGTCAAGGCCCTTTACCCGGAGGTGGACCTGGTCTTCAGCCCGGCGGTGCGCTGGGGCACCACCCTTTTGCCGGGGCAGGCCATCACCCGGGACCACCTCTACGCCTACCTGGGTTTCACCTACCCCGAGCTTTACCTCTTCTGGCTAAGGGGGGAGCAGATCCGGAACACCCTCGAGGACATCGCCAGCAACGTCTTCACCCCCGATCCCTTCTACCAGCAAGGAGGGGATGTGAGCCGGGTCTATGGCCTCCGCTACGTCCTGGACCCCGATGCCCCCACGGGTCGGCGGGTGCGGGAGGTGGAGGTGGGCGGCAAGCCCTTGGACCCGAACCGCCGCTACCTGGTGGCCGCCTACGGGGGAAGGCTCCAGCGGGTGGGGGAGGCCAAGGCTGGGTATGAGCCCAAGCCCATCTACCAGGTCCTCGAGGAGTACCTGAAGGCTGAGGGGCGGGTGAAGGTCCTGCCTCAGGCCAACGTGCGGGTAATCGGACGCAACTACCGTGTACCGGAGGTGAGCTTATGA
- the soxZ gene encoding thiosulfate oxidation carrier complex protein SoxZ produces MAIRTIVRLTPAKPKAGENFKLQVVAQHPNEPGTRRDAEGKIIPAKYINQVEVYFEGEKVAEAKPGPSTSANPLYGFMFKAEKAGTFTVKLKDTDGDTGEGTAKLELA; encoded by the coding sequence ATGGCGATTCGTACCATTGTTCGCTTGACTCCGGCCAAGCCCAAGGCGGGCGAGAACTTCAAGCTCCAGGTAGTCGCCCAGCACCCCAACGAGCCTGGCACCCGTAGGGATGCCGAGGGCAAGATCATCCCCGCCAAGTACATCAACCAGGTGGAGGTCTACTTTGAGGGGGAGAAGGTGGCCGAAGCCAAACCCGGTCCCTCCACCAGCGCCAACCCCCTTTACGGCTTCATGTTCAAGGCGGAAAAGGCGGGAACCTTTACCGTCAAGCTTAAGGACACTGATGGGGATACCGGCGAGGGTACGGCAAAGCTGGAGCTAGCCTAA
- the soxX gene encoding sulfur oxidation c-type cytochrome SoxX, giving the protein MKKALLTLLALSLLAWGLAQRYFQDPELERIKSGGKAYAEVFVSQRPDQALCSIHRNRLPADLLPKFLEEQRSLIKYPQNGKLMGDWKKGGAIFNNLQKANCFSCHFGSPVHLGGDVGPSLEKYGVKRGQSEAVQRYTYEVIYNAWAYFPCTVMYRFGAQGLLTPEEIADVVAYLLDPESEFNTKPAVGSK; this is encoded by the coding sequence ATGAAAAAGGCACTCCTTACCCTCTTGGCCCTCTCCCTTCTGGCTTGGGGCTTGGCCCAGCGCTACTTTCAGGACCCGGAGCTGGAGCGGATCAAGTCGGGGGGCAAGGCCTACGCTGAGGTCTTCGTAAGCCAACGCCCAGACCAGGCCCTCTGCTCCATCCACCGGAACCGCCTGCCTGCTGATCTTCTGCCCAAGTTCCTCGAGGAGCAGCGTTCCCTCATCAAGTATCCGCAAAATGGCAAGCTCATGGGGGACTGGAAGAAGGGCGGGGCCATCTTCAACAACCTGCAGAAGGCCAACTGCTTCTCCTGCCACTTCGGCTCCCCGGTACACCTGGGTGGGGACGTGGGCCCCAGCCTGGAGAAATACGGGGTGAAGAGGGGTCAGTCCGAGGCGGTGCAGCGCTACACCTACGAGGTCATCTACAACGCCTGGGCCTACTTCCCCTGCACGGTGATGTACCGCTTCGGGGCCCAGGGGCTTTTGACCCCCGAGGAGATTGCGGACGTGGTGGCCTACTTGTTGGATCCGGAGTCTGAGTTCAACACCAAGCCGGCGGTGGGTTCCAAATGA